In the genome of Gordonia rubripertincta, one region contains:
- a CDS encoding nuclear transport factor 2 family protein encodes MSFDRAELEEMKERWLAANIEAEKAGDWKPLAEFYTEDATYGWNYGPKKDFMAVGRDEIRELALGQEMEGLEGWEYPYQAWVIDEKTGDMIGLWKQIYEGTREDGSHYALEGIQGSWFKYGGNFQFSWQRDFFDYGNVSALFIEMMQNNAMSEGMLKRVEKAAPGNLPGWYDFGKAPVAFW; translated from the coding sequence ATGTCTTTTGACCGTGCGGAACTGGAAGAGATGAAGGAGCGGTGGCTGGCCGCGAACATCGAGGCGGAGAAGGCGGGGGACTGGAAGCCGCTCGCCGAGTTCTACACCGAGGACGCCACCTACGGTTGGAACTACGGCCCCAAGAAGGACTTCATGGCCGTGGGTCGCGACGAGATCCGCGAACTGGCACTCGGCCAGGAGATGGAGGGCCTCGAGGGGTGGGAGTACCCGTATCAGGCATGGGTCATCGACGAGAAGACCGGCGACATGATCGGCCTCTGGAAGCAGATCTACGAGGGCACCCGTGAGGACGGCAGCCACTATGCGCTGGAGGGCATCCAGGGCAGCTGGTTCAAGTACGGCGGCAACTTCCAGTTCTCCTGGCAGCGCGACTTCTTCGACTACGGCAACGTCTCCGCACTGTTCATCGAGATGATGCAGAACAACGCCATGAGTGAGGGCATGCTCAAGCGCGTGGAGAAGGCGGCGCCGGGAAACCTGCCGGGGTGGTACGACTTCGGCAAGGCGCCGGTCGCGTTCTGGT
- a CDS encoding ferredoxin: MRIEVDLDLCQGHGMCELEAPGVFAAKTDHVEILDTNPDESRRAEVEAAVQYCPTQALRLIEDDE, translated from the coding sequence ATGCGTATCGAGGTCGACCTGGATCTGTGCCAGGGGCACGGCATGTGCGAGCTGGAGGCCCCCGGCGTCTTCGCCGCGAAGACGGACCACGTGGAGATCCTCGACACCAATCCCGACGAATCCCGGCGTGCCGAGGTCGAGGCCGCCGTGCAGTACTGCCCGACGCAAGCATTGCGTCTCATCGAAGATGACGAGTGA